The proteins below are encoded in one region of Syntrophotalea carbinolica DSM 2380:
- a CDS encoding ribonuclease Z, which produces MPYGMHFRYLEPTCFAGLLDDPVLWVKVRPWGRALLFDCGQLHHLAKRVLKSVAALFVSHAHMDHFMGFDTLVRHVLVSPRVFDIFGPPGLADKIEHKLSAYDWNLHEAFWCTFQVHEVYPDRTCRWLFPGSRQFRRAFTDCVPREDAIVFENRWVKVEARQADHRIPVLVFRVTEQPAFALDSKRVLQANVVPGPWIEALKQQFYRGLLGKAPLTVSKTVGSCNRSMVIKDTRQFYESVIKRSVSPSIGYMTDIGYTGGNANQVIDLLKGVQLLVGECAFLADHKEKARQSYHLCTLDMNRLLDKIRPGCYLPVHLSKSCGARYRELYRELQPPAGTRLLHLPLRLLKRPLLPCEVPMDCQGEC; this is translated from the coding sequence ATGCCGTATGGGATGCATTTCCGCTATCTGGAACCCACCTGTTTTGCCGGGTTGCTGGACGATCCGGTGCTTTGGGTCAAGGTGCGTCCCTGGGGGCGGGCATTGTTGTTCGATTGCGGCCAATTACATCATCTGGCCAAGCGTGTACTGAAATCCGTTGCGGCGCTGTTCGTCAGTCATGCGCATATGGATCATTTTATGGGGTTCGATACGCTGGTTCGCCATGTGCTGGTGTCTCCCCGTGTGTTTGACATTTTCGGACCGCCCGGTCTCGCCGACAAGATCGAACATAAGCTATCCGCCTACGACTGGAATCTGCATGAGGCCTTCTGGTGTACTTTTCAGGTGCATGAAGTGTATCCGGATCGGACGTGCCGATGGCTGTTCCCCGGTTCTCGGCAATTCAGGCGCGCGTTCACCGACTGTGTGCCGCGCGAAGATGCCATCGTTTTTGAGAATCGATGGGTGAAGGTTGAAGCCCGACAGGCCGACCACCGGATTCCGGTGCTGGTTTTTCGTGTTACCGAACAACCGGCATTTGCATTGGACAGCAAGCGGGTGTTGCAGGCCAACGTGGTGCCCGGCCCCTGGATCGAAGCATTGAAGCAGCAATTTTATCGCGGATTGTTGGGCAAAGCACCGTTGACGGTATCTAAGACCGTCGGTAGTTGCAATCGTTCGATGGTGATAAAGGATACGCGTCAATTCTACGAATCCGTGATCAAGCGATCGGTTTCACCGTCCATCGGGTATATGACGGATATCGGTTACACCGGGGGCAATGCGAATCAGGTGATCGATTTACTTAAAGGAGTGCAGCTGCTGGTCGGCGAATGTGCTTTTCTTGCGGATCATAAGGAAAAAGCGCGCCAATCCTATCATCTTTGTACGCTGGACATGAACAGGCTGCTGGATAAAATCCGGCCGGGTTGTTATTTGCCCGTGCACTTATCCAAATCGTGTGGTGCCAGGTATCGGGAGCTCTATCGGGAGTTGCAGCCCCCGGCGGGAACACGCTTGCTTCACCTGCCTTTGCGACTGCTCAAGCGGCCTTTATTGCCATGTGAAGTACCTATGGATTGCCAAGGGGAGTGTTGA
- a CDS encoding YkgJ family cysteine cluster protein: protein MTQRWMALEAIALKYRQLLETVDAWFARCKIEVDEHVHCDKGCSACCRGLFDITLLDAWLLQYGFLQLPAQQRQEVTARAEQRLRQLQAQWPGFSHPYLLNSMPDHLWTDMPEDDQTPCPLLDEDGCCMVYAWRPLICRQHGIPNIDTSGTCFSELYCSLNFTSVNPLSMPQIRWEFQHLFEQEMALFGAFTYALFGRSLNEADTFIPTALLIDFARIRPLPDA from the coding sequence ATGACGCAACGATGGATGGCACTGGAAGCTATTGCCCTTAAATACCGCCAGTTGCTGGAAACAGTCGATGCCTGGTTTGCGCGATGCAAAATTGAGGTAGATGAACACGTCCACTGCGATAAGGGGTGTTCTGCCTGTTGCCGCGGACTGTTCGATATTACCCTGCTCGATGCTTGGTTGCTGCAGTATGGATTTCTGCAGTTGCCCGCTCAGCAACGTCAGGAAGTAACAGCCAGAGCCGAGCAGCGGTTGCGGCAGTTGCAGGCGCAGTGGCCCGGGTTTAGTCATCCCTATCTATTGAACAGCATGCCCGATCATCTATGGACAGACATGCCTGAAGATGATCAGACACCCTGCCCGTTGCTGGACGAAGATGGTTGCTGCATGGTTTACGCGTGGCGACCGTTGATTTGTCGTCAGCACGGCATTCCCAATATCGATACCTCCGGTACCTGTTTTTCCGAATTGTACTGCTCTCTCAATTTCACTTCGGTGAACCCTTTATCCATGCCACAGATACGCTGGGAGTTTCAGCACCTTTTCGAGCAGGAGATGGCGCTGTTCGGCGCTTTTACTTACGCACTGTTCGGTCGTTCGCTTAATGAAGCGGATACCTTTATCCCCACCGCTCTACTCATCGATTTCGCCCGCATCAGGCCACTCCCCGACGCTTAA
- a CDS encoding carbonic anhydrase, with product MEDISRMIAGFRRFHNVYFHGDKELFDELIGGQRPKTLVIGCCDSRVDPAMITDSAPGELFVVRNVANLVPPYEPDMAHHGISSALEYAVCDLQVQHVIVLGHSQCGGIGYLMNHEGVGDREFIGHWVGMMAAAKTEVLQRLPGKSAEVQQRACEQAAILLSLDNLLTFPWLRRRAEQGTLSLHGWYFDLGCGELLSYDPHSGVFKSLVTADAS from the coding sequence ATGGAAGATATCTCCCGAATGATCGCCGGCTTCCGGCGTTTTCACAACGTGTATTTTCATGGTGACAAGGAGCTTTTCGATGAACTCATAGGGGGACAGCGTCCCAAGACCCTGGTCATTGGGTGTTGTGACTCCCGGGTCGATCCGGCAATGATTACGGACAGCGCTCCCGGTGAATTGTTTGTGGTGCGCAATGTCGCCAATCTCGTTCCCCCTTATGAACCGGATATGGCCCACCATGGTATCAGTTCGGCCCTCGAATATGCTGTCTGCGATCTGCAGGTGCAGCATGTGATTGTGCTTGGGCATTCACAGTGTGGCGGTATCGGATATCTGATGAATCATGAAGGCGTAGGTGATAGGGAATTCATCGGTCACTGGGTCGGTATGATGGCGGCTGCCAAAACCGAAGTACTGCAGCGTTTGCCCGGTAAATCCGCCGAGGTGCAGCAGCGCGCCTGCGAGCAGGCTGCAATTCTGCTATCCCTGGATAATCTGCTCACCTTTCCCTGGTTGCGCCGGCGCGCGGAGCAGGGAACATTGTCTCTGCATGGCTGGTATTTTGATCTGGGTTGCGGCGAATTGCTGAGTTACGACCCGCATTCAGGTGTTTTTAAGTCTTTAGTCACAGCAGACGCATCCTGA
- the pgm gene encoding phosphoglucomutase (alpha-D-glucose-1,6-bisphosphate-dependent) produces the protein MTLHPLAGHPAPKSLLSNIPRLISDYYTRHPDLSDETNLVVFGTSGHRGTSTKGSFNEHHILAILQAICDYRKDAGIDGPLFLGMDTHALSEPAHATALQVLAANGVEVRVAKDLEYTPTPVISHAILTYNRGRKRHLADGIVITPSHNPPDNGGIKYNPPNGGPADTDVTSAIADKSNTYLRQSLAGVKRLPYDQALNAPSTVPYDFISPYVDDLDNVIDMEAIKNAGLRIAADALGGSGLGFWRPIAEKYGLDIDLINGHPDPTFSFMCVDKDGKIRMDCSSASAMTGLIELKDAYDIAFGNDPDFDRHGIVTPSAGLMNPNHYLAVAINYLFSHRSAWRNNAIIGKTLVSSSMIDRVAADLGRPLAEVPVGFKWFVDGLADGSYGFGGEESAGASFLRKDGSVWSTDKDGIILCLLAAEITAVTGRDPAQHYQDLVQKFGDPIYARIDAAATSIQKAVLSKLSPEQITADTLAGEPIIAKLTNAPGNGAGIGGLKVTTANGWFAARPSGTEDIYKIYAESFKDEAHLKQIQQQAQAIVSEVFKAAEA, from the coding sequence ATGACGCTTCACCCATTGGCAGGTCATCCGGCCCCGAAATCACTTTTGTCCAACATACCCAGGCTTATCAGCGACTATTACACCCGGCATCCCGATCTGAGTGACGAGACAAACCTGGTCGTCTTCGGCACTTCAGGCCATCGCGGTACTTCGACAAAAGGTTCCTTCAACGAGCACCATATTCTGGCCATCCTGCAGGCGATCTGCGATTATCGCAAAGACGCCGGAATCGACGGGCCGCTCTTTTTGGGGATGGATACCCATGCCCTGTCCGAGCCGGCTCACGCCACCGCCCTGCAAGTTTTAGCTGCCAACGGGGTCGAAGTACGTGTCGCCAAGGACCTGGAGTACACTCCCACGCCGGTGATTTCCCATGCCATCCTCACTTACAACCGGGGGAGGAAACGGCATCTTGCCGACGGAATAGTCATCACGCCGTCCCATAATCCTCCGGATAACGGCGGCATCAAGTACAATCCGCCCAACGGGGGACCGGCGGATACCGACGTTACATCGGCGATTGCCGACAAGTCGAACACCTATCTTCGCCAGAGCCTGGCGGGGGTTAAACGGCTTCCCTATGACCAGGCGCTCAACGCACCGTCAACGGTGCCGTACGATTTTATTTCTCCGTATGTCGATGACCTCGACAACGTTATCGATATGGAGGCGATCAAAAATGCCGGTCTGCGTATTGCTGCGGATGCCCTGGGCGGCTCCGGTCTCGGGTTCTGGCGCCCCATCGCCGAAAAATACGGTCTCGATATCGATCTTATCAACGGCCACCCCGATCCCACCTTCAGTTTCATGTGTGTCGACAAGGATGGCAAGATCCGTATGGACTGCTCCTCCGCCAGCGCCATGACAGGTCTGATCGAACTCAAGGATGCATACGACATTGCCTTCGGTAACGATCCCGATTTTGATCGTCACGGCATCGTCACCCCGTCGGCGGGGCTGATGAATCCCAACCATTACCTGGCGGTGGCCATCAACTACCTTTTCAGTCACCGTAGCGCATGGCGCAACAACGCCATCATCGGCAAAACCCTGGTATCCTCCTCAATGATCGATCGCGTAGCAGCCGATCTGGGGCGTCCCCTGGCGGAGGTTCCGGTCGGTTTCAAGTGGTTCGTTGACGGTCTGGCGGATGGTTCCTACGGGTTTGGCGGAGAGGAAAGCGCCGGTGCTTCGTTTTTGCGCAAGGACGGTAGCGTATGGTCGACGGACAAGGACGGTATCATTCTTTGTCTGCTGGCGGCCGAAATCACCGCAGTGACCGGGCGGGATCCGGCTCAGCATTACCAGGATCTGGTGCAGAAATTCGGTGATCCCATCTATGCCCGTATCGACGCCGCCGCAACCTCCATCCAAAAGGCTGTCTTGAGCAAGCTCTCGCCCGAACAGATTACGGCCGACACCCTTGCCGGCGAACCGATTATCGCCAAGCTCACCAACGCTCCCGGCAACGGTGCGGGAATCGGCGGACTCAAGGTGACCACCGCAAACGGCTGGTTTGCCGCACGCCCGTCGGGGACAGAGGATATTTATAAAATATATGCGGAGTCCTTTAAGGATGAAGCGCATTTGAAACAGATTCAGCAGCAGGCGCAGGCGATAGTCAGCGAGGTCTTCAAGGCTGCCGAAGCATAA
- a CDS encoding GNAT family N-acetyltransferase, with protein MDGFTNDFTYIRCLTKEDQRKIKKIPFLNIDSILIPSPFIKDKTLDIDYLHSYVWDEEGEFLGYILVYSNPEKTKFQVYKQVTSPFGRGKGIGSAFIRKLAEDIDDTSYVYLYVWEKLVSTIDFFYSNGFSLEDSTVYRKMRFYLMSATARSILEKSASEKPKEISVIEELSKVRHDAKKSLKVLSDMISIMSVDNFNQIIEDINRENTALLSTLSMYEDKIKASHEVSIKEILTTRVMPFVEASNVRCEIRLILGADIPPVIGRYMDYSRALINLASNSIDAIEEAGRNGLIQIMLTRKDGKVVLIIQDNGVGISPDRLQVDSKNLPFFVGRTTKQDKAGEGIGTQQVFSTFGAANIKVESREGKFTRWTISLNISTKKKTDKLGLLETRFIEFMKSTETIDVDENSSRTEVASLIWQLRQMEIFSYDLIQSFSIHNNVRDIYALVLSYRYGDTSFRQLKDELDKYRIDHEMIRYWLLGMLNRIKQNESFLLNSFDFQKYKGIYFKSYGQAIQRTIIFTLDPRTGAFFATDRRLAEHLDFVPYLKCQRDQLIRGEFKGDVKNLDSPILLGVWSVANKEDLYDKIELLQRGGQQLLDMGIKPDKALSFYHVTRNVSSYDFDTLKVVTLGRLVQLSRRQYDELIVGTDDDFDGLVFTD; from the coding sequence ATGGATGGTTTTACCAATGACTTTACTTACATAAGGTGTTTGACCAAGGAAGACCAAAGGAAAATCAAAAAAATACCTTTTCTGAATATCGATTCGATCCTGATACCTTCGCCCTTTATCAAAGATAAAACCCTCGATATAGACTATCTTCACAGCTATGTCTGGGACGAGGAGGGAGAATTTCTCGGGTATATCCTGGTCTATTCCAATCCGGAAAAAACCAAATTTCAGGTTTATAAACAGGTTACTTCTCCATTCGGCAGGGGAAAGGGGATCGGTTCCGCTTTTATAAGAAAACTTGCCGAGGATATCGACGATACATCTTATGTTTATCTTTACGTATGGGAAAAGCTGGTTAGTACCATAGACTTTTTTTACAGTAATGGTTTCAGCCTTGAAGATTCGACGGTCTACAGGAAAATGCGATTTTACCTGATGTCGGCGACGGCCAGATCCATACTCGAAAAGTCTGCCTCTGAAAAGCCTAAAGAGATTTCCGTCATAGAGGAATTGAGCAAAGTCAGGCACGACGCAAAAAAATCCCTCAAAGTTTTATCGGATATGATTTCCATCATGTCGGTGGATAATTTCAATCAGATTATCGAAGATATAAATCGTGAGAACACGGCTTTGCTGAGTACCCTCAGTATGTATGAAGATAAAATCAAGGCTTCTCACGAGGTTAGTATCAAGGAAATTCTTACGACCCGCGTTATGCCGTTTGTGGAAGCCTCAAACGTTCGCTGCGAAATCCGTCTGATACTCGGTGCGGACATTCCACCGGTGATCGGCCGCTATATGGATTACAGCCGGGCCTTGATCAACCTGGCATCGAACTCCATCGATGCGATCGAAGAGGCGGGTCGCAACGGACTGATTCAGATCATGCTGACCCGCAAGGATGGCAAGGTTGTGCTGATCATTCAGGACAACGGTGTGGGTATCAGCCCGGACCGGTTGCAGGTGGACAGTAAAAATTTGCCTTTTTTTGTGGGGCGCACCACCAAACAGGATAAGGCCGGTGAAGGTATCGGAACCCAACAGGTTTTTTCGACGTTTGGCGCCGCAAATATCAAGGTGGAAAGTCGCGAAGGCAAATTTACCCGCTGGACCATCTCCCTGAATATCAGTACCAAGAAAAAAACCGATAAACTGGGGCTTTTGGAGACCCGTTTTATCGAGTTTATGAAGTCGACAGAAACCATCGATGTGGATGAGAACAGCAGCAGGACTGAAGTCGCTTCTTTGATTTGGCAGTTGCGGCAAATGGAGATTTTCAGCTATGACCTGATTCAATCGTTCAGTATTCATAACAACGTCCGTGATATATACGCGCTCGTACTATCCTACAGGTATGGCGATACCAGCTTCAGACAGCTCAAGGATGAACTTGATAAATATCGCATCGACCATGAAATGATTCGGTATTGGTTGCTGGGCATGCTCAACCGCATAAAACAGAATGAGAGTTTTCTTCTTAACTCATTTGATTTTCAGAAATACAAAGGGATTTACTTTAAAAGTTACGGGCAGGCGATTCAAAGGACCATTATCTTTACATTGGACCCCCGCACAGGCGCATTTTTTGCGACGGACAGACGCCTTGCCGAGCATCTTGACTTCGTTCCCTACCTAAAATGCCAGCGGGATCAGTTGATTCGCGGGGAATTCAAGGGCGATGTCAAAAATCTCGATAGCCCCATCTTGCTGGGGGTGTGGTCCGTTGCCAACAAAGAGGACCTTTACGACAAGATCGAGCTTTTGCAGCGGGGAGGGCAGCAACTGCTGGATATGGGGATCAAACCCGATAAAGCCCTGTCTTTTTACCATGTCACCCGAAATGTGAGCAGCTACGATTTCGATACCCTCAAAGTTGTTACGTTGGGAAGGTTGGTGCAGCTTTCAAGACGGCAGTACGATGAGTTGATTGTGGGAACCGATGACGATTTCGACGGCTTGGTTTTCACGGATTAG
- a CDS encoding citrate (Si)-synthase, which translates to MSQLKDTLFRKIEEQRPRVTRLLKEYGQVELDKVTIAQAIGGVRGVKCLVTDISYLDPEEGVRFRGKTIPETFAALPKVPGSEYPYVEGFWYFLLTGEVPTMEQTLEVVADFQARRPVPQYVFDALRAMPRDLHPMAMLSAAIVVMQGESIFAKRYNEGMGKGDLWDPMYEDSCNLLAKLPAIAAYIYRLKYKGDTPIPSDPELDFGGDFAHMMGIAPPYDDVARMYFILHSDHESGNVSAHTTRLVASALADAYYSLSAGVNGLSGPLHGLANQEVLRWIQSKMEKLGGKLPTEEELERYLWDTLNSGQVIPGYGHAVLRRTDPRFSAQMEFCEKYLPNDDLYRLVKMLYKVAPKVLQEHGKARNPWPNVDAQSGVIQWHYGITQYEYYTVLFAVGRALGVLANITWDRALGYPLERPKSITLDMMEKTAGIQ; encoded by the coding sequence ATGTCTCAATTAAAAGATACGTTGTTCCGGAAAATCGAGGAGCAGCGCCCGCGTGTTACCCGTTTGCTTAAAGAGTACGGCCAGGTCGAGCTGGACAAGGTTACCATTGCCCAGGCTATCGGCGGTGTGCGGGGGGTGAAATGCCTGGTTACCGATATCTCCTACCTTGATCCGGAAGAGGGGGTGCGGTTTCGTGGTAAAACGATACCTGAGACCTTCGCGGCATTGCCCAAGGTCCCCGGGTCGGAATACCCCTATGTCGAAGGTTTCTGGTATTTTCTGTTGACCGGTGAAGTGCCGACCATGGAACAGACTCTCGAGGTGGTTGCGGATTTTCAGGCGCGCAGGCCGGTTCCTCAGTATGTATTCGATGCCCTGCGCGCGATGCCCAGGGATTTGCACCCCATGGCCATGTTGTCCGCTGCGATTGTGGTTATGCAGGGTGAATCCATTTTTGCCAAACGGTACAACGAAGGCATGGGAAAGGGCGACCTATGGGATCCCATGTATGAGGATTCCTGCAACCTGCTGGCCAAACTGCCGGCTATCGCCGCTTATATCTATCGCTTGAAGTACAAGGGCGATACGCCCATCCCGTCCGACCCCGAACTCGATTTCGGCGGCGACTTTGCGCATATGATGGGTATTGCTCCTCCCTACGATGATGTGGCCCGGATGTATTTCATTTTGCATTCCGATCACGAATCGGGCAATGTTTCGGCACATACCACGCGGTTGGTGGCCTCGGCTCTGGCCGATGCCTATTACAGCCTTTCCGCCGGAGTTAACGGGCTGTCGGGGCCTTTGCACGGTTTGGCCAACCAGGAAGTTTTGCGTTGGATCCAGAGCAAAATGGAGAAACTGGGCGGCAAGCTTCCGACTGAGGAAGAGTTGGAACGCTACCTGTGGGATACGCTGAACAGTGGTCAGGTGATCCCCGGCTACGGCCATGCGGTTTTGCGTCGTACCGATCCGCGGTTCAGCGCGCAGATGGAGTTCTGCGAAAAGTACCTGCCCAATGATGATCTGTATCGGCTGGTCAAGATGCTTTACAAGGTGGCGCCCAAGGTCTTGCAGGAACATGGCAAGGCGCGGAATCCCTGGCCTAATGTCGATGCGCAGTCCGGTGTTATTCAGTGGCACTACGGCATTACGCAGTATGAATATTACACCGTGTTATTCGCCGTAGGCCGGGCATTGGGCGTGTTGGCGAATATTACCTGGGACCGGGCTCTCGGCTACCCGCTGGAGCGCCCCAAGTCCATAACGTTGGATATGATGGAGAAAACCGCGGGTATTCAGTGA
- the dusB gene encoding tRNA dihydrouridine synthase DusB has product MIFTCNLPESWLNCIKIVQMIIKSLHIKHNILLAPMAGITDLACRLLMRPYGIGLAFTEMISANGLVLGGDATRDLLASTPSDRPLGIQLFGENPKYLSQACKQVESHGDLIDLNIGCPVKKVVRSGAGSALMQTPARVAQIIAAMRRATHLPLTVKIRAGWDASHINFLEIAHIAEQEGVDAITLHPRTRSQGFSGSANWDLIAELKRRSTIPVIGSGDIFEAQYAQRMLQQTGCDAVMIGRGCYGNPWLARDILAMRQGQTPAPVTPEERCDVALRHMELFLRFNDERKAVFDLRKHLCWYAKGLPGAAQFRSSINRAMSIEEMRTLVMHFFEHAAHTTD; this is encoded by the coding sequence ATGATTTTTACTTGCAATCTGCCAGAGTCATGGTTAAACTGCATAAAAATTGTGCAAATGATTATAAAATCCCTACATATAAAACATAATATTTTGCTGGCCCCCATGGCCGGCATTACCGATCTTGCCTGCCGGCTGCTTATGCGACCGTATGGCATAGGACTGGCGTTTACCGAAATGATCAGCGCCAACGGCCTGGTGCTCGGTGGTGACGCAACCAGGGATCTGCTGGCATCCACGCCGTCGGATCGTCCGCTGGGCATCCAGCTGTTCGGGGAAAATCCGAAATACCTCAGCCAGGCGTGCAAACAGGTCGAGTCGCATGGAGATCTTATCGATCTCAACATCGGCTGTCCGGTCAAAAAGGTCGTCCGCAGCGGTGCCGGCAGTGCCCTGATGCAGACTCCTGCCCGAGTCGCCCAGATTATCGCGGCCATGCGTCGCGCAACCCATTTGCCCTTGACGGTCAAAATACGCGCCGGGTGGGATGCGTCGCATATCAACTTCCTGGAAATCGCGCACATCGCGGAACAGGAAGGGGTTGACGCCATCACGCTGCATCCGCGCACCCGCAGCCAGGGTTTCTCCGGCTCGGCGAACTGGGATCTGATCGCCGAACTCAAACGCCGGTCAACGATACCCGTTATCGGCAGCGGAGATATTTTCGAAGCGCAGTATGCGCAGCGCATGCTGCAACAAACGGGCTGCGACGCGGTCATGATCGGCCGGGGATGTTACGGTAATCCGTGGCTGGCAAGAGACATTCTGGCTATGCGGCAAGGGCAAACGCCGGCGCCGGTCACCCCCGAGGAACGCTGCGACGTCGCCTTGCGCCATATGGAGCTTTTCCTTCGTTTCAACGACGAACGCAAAGCTGTTTTCGATTTACGCAAGCATCTTTGCTGGTACGCGAAAGGCTTGCCCGGTGCCGCCCAGTTCCGCTCAAGCATCAATCGTGCGATGTCCATCGAGGAAATGCGGACTCTGGTAATGCACTTTTTTGAACATGCTGCCCACACAACGGACTGA
- a CDS encoding two-component system sensor histidine kinase NtrB, whose translation MKNKEPKDRSLYMRVLENMEEAVVAIDNAERIVLFNPAAQICTGYSERQALKRSMGDLFGSSSEFLRLVRSALQSGRSITSHEDLLLHRSSAAPLPVGLSASPLFNREGVQEGAVLILRDHSQIRELEETVRQADRLAMLGTLAAGLAHEIKNPLGGIKGAAQLLNLELPPDNPLREYTRVMTREVNRVNDLIEELLDLTRPRPTQLGEVNLSRILADQILMQKQGHPDKQITYHMQLDPSIPPIRGDENLLSRLFLNLLKNAAEAIEGEGTITVTSRIAGQYLYNKPGERPVPMVTVEIQDNGPGIPPDELDRIFTPFFTTKTKGCGLGLAICQKIINEHQGSLRVSSQAGQGTSFTISLPLKRG comes from the coding sequence ATGAAAAACAAAGAACCGAAAGATCGCTCCCTCTACATGAGGGTACTGGAAAATATGGAAGAGGCAGTGGTCGCCATCGACAACGCGGAACGCATTGTCCTGTTCAATCCTGCGGCTCAGATTTGCACCGGATATTCCGAAAGGCAGGCCCTGAAACGCTCCATGGGTGATCTGTTCGGCTCCAGCAGCGAATTTCTGCGTCTGGTACGTTCGGCGCTGCAGTCCGGGCGATCGATCACCAGCCATGAAGACCTTCTCTTGCATCGCTCCTCGGCTGCCCCTCTGCCGGTCGGCTTATCCGCCTCGCCTTTATTTAACCGGGAAGGCGTGCAGGAAGGCGCGGTACTGATTCTACGGGATCACTCCCAGATCCGCGAACTTGAAGAGACCGTCCGCCAGGCTGACCGTCTGGCCATGCTGGGCACCCTGGCAGCCGGACTGGCCCACGAGATCAAAAACCCTTTGGGTGGCATCAAAGGCGCGGCACAATTGCTGAATCTCGAACTGCCCCCGGACAACCCCCTGCGCGAATACACCCGCGTCATGACCCGGGAGGTGAACAGGGTCAACGATCTGATCGAGGAATTGCTCGACTTGACCCGCCCTCGCCCCACGCAACTGGGCGAAGTCAACCTGTCACGCATTCTGGCGGATCAGATTCTGATGCAGAAGCAGGGTCATCCGGACAAGCAGATCACCTATCATATGCAACTGGATCCCAGTATCCCGCCCATCCGCGGCGATGAAAACCTGCTCTCCAGATTGTTTCTGAATCTCCTGAAAAATGCCGCCGAGGCCATCGAAGGTGAAGGCACGATAACCGTGACTTCGCGTATTGCAGGTCAATACCTGTACAACAAACCCGGCGAACGTCCGGTGCCGATGGTTACGGTCGAGATTCAGGACAACGGGCCAGGCATCCCGCCGGATGAACTTGACCGCATATTCACACCCTTTTTTACCACCAAAACCAAAGGATGCGGACTGGGACTGGCTATCTGCCAGAAAATCATCAACGAACACCAAGGTTCCCTGCGTGTATCCAGCCAGGCAGGTCAGGGCACCTCGTTCACCATATCGTTGCCATTGAAACGGGGCTAA